Proteins found in one Tsukamurella paurometabola DSM 20162 genomic segment:
- a CDS encoding alkaline shock response membrane anchor protein AmaP — MRSSTRLVDRFITLLTGLVLLGIGGWLLAYRLGERHIVSASQRLIPDKIADTPDSPWWNPAVGIAGVALVLLALWLLLQHLRTNTAKTVATAHGGTVDLTKVATAVAEDLSTSPLIRKARSTTIQHKDQPTIQVRVTIAPGAPVQELAELARAAQTEVTAATNPDIGLQLLVDSEDK; from the coding sequence ATGAGATCGTCCACGCGCCTTGTCGACCGCTTCATCACGCTTCTCACCGGCTTGGTACTGCTCGGCATCGGTGGCTGGCTACTCGCCTACCGACTGGGGGAGCGGCACATCGTGTCAGCTTCGCAACGCCTGATTCCGGACAAGATCGCCGACACGCCCGATTCGCCGTGGTGGAACCCTGCAGTCGGTATCGCCGGCGTAGCGCTCGTCTTACTCGCACTATGGCTACTGCTACAGCATCTAAGGACCAACACCGCCAAAACAGTCGCTACCGCCCATGGCGGGACCGTCGACCTCACCAAAGTGGCCACCGCCGTGGCTGAGGACCTATCGACGAGCCCCCTCATCCGGAAGGCACGTTCTACGACAATCCAGCACAAGGACCAACCGACCATCCAAGTGAGAGTCACCATCGCACCTGGAGCGCCTGTGCAGGAACTTGCCGAGCTGGCTCGCGCCGCGCAAACAGAGGTCACTGCGGCCACCAATCCCGACATCGGGTTACAACTGCTCGTAGACAGCGAAGACAAGTAG
- a CDS encoding Asp23/Gls24 family envelope stress response protein — MASNTSTSTASDSAEKKATGSELATSNGRGGTSIADVVVSKIAGIAAREINGVYDLGGQAARVVGKIRETLPGSPDLTQGVNVEVGEKQAAVDIGIVAEYGVAIHDLATGIRNNVIDAVEKMTGLEVTEVNITVHDVHLDEEDYDDDASSSPSEPRVQ, encoded by the coding sequence ATGGCCTCGAACACCAGCACGTCCACCGCGTCGGACAGCGCAGAGAAGAAGGCGACCGGTTCCGAGCTTGCGACCTCGAACGGACGAGGCGGAACCAGCATCGCTGATGTGGTTGTTTCGAAGATCGCGGGCATTGCTGCACGGGAGATTAACGGCGTCTACGACCTCGGCGGGCAGGCAGCCCGTGTGGTTGGAAAGATCCGTGAGACGCTCCCTGGCTCGCCTGATTTGACTCAGGGAGTCAACGTCGAGGTCGGTGAGAAGCAGGCTGCGGTCGACATCGGGATCGTCGCCGAGTACGGCGTTGCCATTCATGACTTGGCAACGGGTATCCGCAACAACGTCATCGACGCTGTTGAGAAGATGACCGGACTCGAGGTGACCGAGGTCAACATCACCGTCCACGATGTTCACCTTGATGAGGAGGACTACGACGATGATGCTTCGTCGTCGCCGTCTGAACCTCGCGTCCAGTGA
- a CDS encoding DICT sensory domain-containing protein, with product MRLLKQRDQLDSATAQAAANQPASALAQALPLIVALDAFSLDEVLAEHPMDAGQRVFVCVSSQLFVESPHETMAAISSARKNGFTICLEVGGDDEHAIAFLALIEPDVVLTAPALLRTLLATEAARITHALAAHTERSHAVIIAEGVDDQATRAVAETIGAAYGIGALYPPQPTETLFAEPTVAFPPHPVWAAPEIGITTPYALATRDNTPRRGTKSLLVEMSKALETQASSIGASMIAIGTFQHRRHFTQRTSARWQMLSQTIGFAGIYGAEITPIREENIHKAALRPDDPLVDEWTVAILGPHFSALIAAKDLHDNGPDLERTFDFIQTFDRLTVVQAVRSILSRFD from the coding sequence ATGCGTCTTCTAAAGCAAAGGGATCAACTGGATTCTGCGACGGCTCAAGCCGCTGCTAACCAACCCGCCTCCGCACTGGCCCAGGCGTTGCCGCTCATCGTCGCCCTCGATGCCTTCAGCCTGGACGAAGTACTCGCCGAACACCCGATGGACGCAGGGCAGCGAGTCTTCGTCTGCGTCTCATCACAACTGTTCGTCGAGTCTCCGCACGAGACCATGGCCGCGATCTCGTCGGCCCGCAAGAACGGCTTCACCATCTGTCTCGAAGTCGGAGGTGACGACGAACACGCCATCGCATTCTTAGCTTTGATCGAACCAGATGTCGTGCTTACTGCCCCGGCTCTCTTACGCACCCTACTTGCCACCGAAGCAGCTCGAATCACCCATGCGCTTGCGGCGCACACCGAGCGCTCGCATGCTGTCATTATCGCCGAAGGCGTCGACGATCAGGCGACGAGAGCCGTGGCTGAAACGATCGGCGCCGCCTACGGCATCGGCGCACTCTATCCTCCGCAACCCACAGAGACTCTCTTCGCGGAACCGACTGTCGCTTTCCCTCCTCACCCGGTGTGGGCGGCACCAGAGATCGGAATCACGACTCCCTACGCGCTCGCCACACGCGACAACACGCCGCGCCGCGGCACCAAAAGCCTTCTCGTCGAGATGAGCAAAGCCCTCGAAACTCAAGCCAGCTCGATTGGCGCATCGATGATCGCCATCGGGACGTTCCAGCACCGCCGACACTTCACCCAACGCACCTCAGCGCGCTGGCAGATGCTCTCGCAAACTATTGGGTTCGCCGGAATCTACGGAGCAGAGATCACCCCGATCCGGGAAGAAAACATTCATAAGGCCGCCCTGCGCCCCGATGACCCCCTTGTCGACGAATGGACCGTCGCAATACTCGGGCCACACTTCAGTGCCCTCATCGCCGCTAAGGATCTGCACGACAACGGTCCGGACCTAGAACGAACCTTCGACTTCATCCAGACCTTCGACCGACTCACCGTGGTCCAGGCCGTGCGTAGCATCCTCAGTCGCTTCGACTGA
- a CDS encoding IS256 family transposase: protein MLAVVENKRDGSGETGDSEAPRSLLDEIVRDGARRMLAAALEAEVAAYVASCAGEVDEAGRRLVVRNGHHAAREVVTAAGAVPVKAPRVNDKRVDEVTGERRRFSSSILPAWARKSTQVAEVLPLLYLHGLSTSDFTPALTQFLGTSAGLSPATITRLTRDWQAEAAAFGTRSLAETDYVYVWADGIHLKVRLAQEKVCLLVLIGVRADGSKELIALDDGYRESTQSWLDLLRSCKRRGMRSPVLAVGDGALGFWAALREVFPETREQRCWFHKIANVINALPKSVQRSAKAALTEIWNAQDREHAEKAARVFVADYAAKWPKAAAKITDDLDVLLAFYDYPAEHWVHLRTTNPIESTFATVRLRTKVTKGPGSRAAGIAMAFKLIQAAQTRWRAVNAPHLVALVRAGARFDQGRLVERAATTPETTAADDAAA, encoded by the coding sequence GTGCTCGCGGTGGTGGAGAATAAGCGCGACGGCTCCGGCGAGACCGGCGACTCGGAGGCGCCGCGGTCGTTGTTGGATGAGATTGTCCGGGACGGTGCGCGGCGGATGCTGGCGGCGGCGTTGGAGGCAGAGGTCGCTGCCTACGTGGCTTCGTGTGCCGGGGAGGTTGATGAGGCGGGGCGGCGGCTGGTGGTCCGTAACGGCCATCATGCGGCCCGGGAGGTGGTGACGGCAGCGGGAGCGGTGCCGGTGAAGGCGCCGCGGGTCAACGACAAACGTGTGGATGAGGTCACGGGCGAGCGGCGGCGTTTTTCTTCGTCGATTCTGCCTGCGTGGGCTCGCAAGTCCACGCAGGTGGCGGAGGTGTTGCCGCTGCTGTATCTGCATGGTCTTTCGACCAGCGATTTCACCCCGGCGCTCACGCAGTTCCTCGGGACCAGTGCAGGGCTTTCACCTGCCACGATCACCAGGCTGACCCGGGACTGGCAGGCCGAAGCAGCAGCGTTCGGCACTCGATCGCTGGCCGAGACGGATTACGTGTATGTGTGGGCTGACGGCATCCACCTCAAAGTCCGACTGGCGCAGGAGAAGGTGTGTCTGCTGGTGCTGATCGGGGTGCGTGCTGATGGTTCGAAGGAGCTCATCGCGCTCGATGACGGGTACCGAGAATCCACGCAGTCCTGGCTCGATCTTCTCCGCAGCTGCAAGCGCCGTGGGATGCGCTCACCGGTGCTGGCGGTCGGTGACGGCGCGCTCGGGTTCTGGGCGGCCTTACGCGAGGTGTTCCCCGAAACTCGGGAGCAGCGGTGTTGGTTCCATAAGATCGCCAATGTTATCAACGCTTTGCCGAAGTCGGTGCAGCGCAGCGCGAAAGCCGCGCTGACGGAGATCTGGAACGCGCAAGACCGCGAGCACGCCGAGAAGGCCGCGCGGGTGTTCGTCGCCGACTACGCCGCTAAGTGGCCCAAAGCGGCCGCGAAAATCACCGACGATCTCGATGTACTGCTGGCGTTCTACGACTACCCCGCCGAGCACTGGGTGCACCTGCGGACGACGAACCCGATCGAGTCCACTTTCGCTACCGTCCGGTTGCGCACCAAGGTAACCAAAGGTCCCGGATCACGGGCGGCGGGGATCGCTATGGCGTTCAAACTCATCCAAGCCGCCCAAACTCGCTGGCGCGCAGTGAACGCACCGCACCTGGTTGCCCTCGTCCGCGCTGGAGCCCGCTTCGACCAAGGCCGACTCGTTGAACGCGCCGCCACCACACCCGAAACCACGGCTGCCGACGACGCTGCCGCCTGA
- a CDS encoding CsbD family protein encodes MSISDDAQNKAEDLKGRAKEAAGAVSGNEDLKTEGKADQVEAQIKDKVADVADAVKSGVDAVKDKLSGN; translated from the coding sequence ATGTCGATCTCTGATGACGCGCAGAACAAGGCCGAAGACCTCAAAGGTCGGGCAAAGGAAGCCGCGGGCGCAGTCAGTGGCAACGAGGATCTCAAGACCGAGGGCAAAGCTGACCAGGTCGAAGCACAGATCAAGGATAAGGTCGCCGATGTCGCCGATGCGGTCAAGAGCGGCGTCGACGCGGTGAAGGACAAGCTCAGCGGCAACTAG
- a CDS encoding DoxX family membrane protein encodes MTSPTGASTPHLLPAAREKKEANMIRRIARALLGSYFIYSGANTLLRPGETAHAAAGVVHKAQETFPEAPLPASPAAWARALGGVQLSAGTLLALDRLPRLSALTLAGSLAAATATENRFWSESDPGIREEATVHFLKNISLIGGLVIVGLDTEGEPGVVWRTKRAGRRAADRAAAAVAVLNPAADNGSDTKNLAAELQEKAHDTAEKLGDRLADTREVIERNIAHAGEMAAPVASTLAQAAGTQAARLSTAASETLTDLREHAPAYAEQVRDNAQRLVATAQDHTPAVRQPQA; translated from the coding sequence GTGACTTCCCCCACCGGGGCATCGACGCCGCATCTTTTACCCGCCGCACGAGAAAAGAAGGAAGCCAACATGATTCGTCGCATCGCCCGCGCTTTGCTCGGGTCTTACTTCATTTACTCAGGCGCGAACACCCTGCTCCGCCCCGGTGAGACCGCACATGCTGCGGCCGGCGTTGTGCACAAGGCGCAGGAGACTTTTCCCGAGGCGCCGCTCCCGGCTAGCCCCGCCGCCTGGGCGCGGGCACTCGGCGGTGTTCAACTCAGTGCCGGCACCCTGCTCGCACTCGACCGGTTGCCCCGACTGAGCGCCCTAACACTGGCAGGCAGCCTCGCCGCAGCCACCGCGACGGAGAACCGGTTCTGGTCCGAATCCGATCCGGGTATTCGGGAAGAAGCCACAGTCCATTTCCTCAAGAACATCTCACTGATCGGCGGGCTAGTCATCGTCGGCCTTGACACCGAGGGAGAACCTGGCGTCGTGTGGCGCACTAAACGAGCCGGTAGGCGAGCGGCCGATCGCGCCGCCGCCGCCGTCGCAGTCCTCAACCCTGCCGCGGACAACGGTTCAGACACCAAGAATCTTGCTGCAGAGCTTCAGGAGAAGGCGCATGACACCGCCGAGAAGCTCGGAGACCGCCTCGCAGACACGCGCGAGGTGATCGAGCGGAACATCGCTCACGCCGGTGAAATGGCGGCACCGGTGGCATCAACGCTCGCACAAGCGGCGGGCACACAAGCCGCTCGCCTCTCCACCGCAGCGTCCGAAACACTGACCGACCTACGCGAGCACGCACCCGCCTACGCCGAACAAGTGCGAGACAACGCCCAACGCCTCGTAGCTACCGCCCAGGACCACACCCCCGCGGTACGCCAACCACAGGCATGA
- a CDS encoding condensation domain-containing protein produces the protein MISGFAEHWQCPTGEWVVWAPDANTCEAMRNAPDLGVETSFIQADHLRSGIEGESCVRRLVFTSFTVHDKFDAETIAKVFTDFVRAHETFHTAFPVSTDLRPRGRTLRPEQISLAVTARSQDHPERTVKDHLIESVPTLHEWAAFAFAVNGIENAGPDAVDPHFQVVVGSDHMFTDGVSQAISFFEILSRYTAARTGTPYEPVPVRPYPQFCAEQRALAATLTPTHPDVEQWRDTLARAGGMPKFPLPLGLGPGEAAPGKIAVHASFVDAAQAARFGAAAKQAGGNTSSALLAVLGQVHHALTGERLFTMLIPRADRSATGDAMAVGWYVTLVPVQFDASGTFAEATRNAQEALGVARQLDRTPVFPVIDMLANDPGFPVQHGFTSPMLSYIDVTRVPGAELARQHDFSVFANATPSREVFMWINRDESGLDFNAQHPETVEATRAVDTVFRLLRDRIIEVGKALGLRETGLSTVSVDSSGSSANGIAPGQL, from the coding sequence ATGATTTCGGGATTCGCGGAACACTGGCAGTGCCCCACCGGCGAGTGGGTCGTCTGGGCCCCTGATGCGAACACGTGCGAGGCCATGCGCAACGCTCCCGACCTGGGCGTTGAGACCTCCTTCATCCAGGCCGATCACCTTCGCAGTGGCATCGAGGGTGAGTCCTGCGTACGACGCCTGGTATTCACTTCTTTTACCGTGCACGATAAATTCGATGCAGAAACAATTGCGAAGGTCTTCACTGATTTCGTGCGCGCACATGAAACTTTTCATACGGCGTTCCCGGTGTCGACCGATCTTCGACCACGCGGCCGGACGCTGCGGCCCGAGCAAATCTCGCTCGCCGTCACAGCGCGTTCGCAGGATCATCCGGAGCGCACCGTCAAGGACCATCTGATCGAGTCGGTGCCCACGCTGCACGAGTGGGCAGCCTTCGCGTTCGCCGTGAACGGCATCGAGAACGCGGGCCCGGATGCGGTCGATCCGCACTTCCAGGTGGTGGTCGGCTCCGACCACATGTTCACCGACGGGGTATCGCAGGCGATCAGCTTCTTCGAGATCCTCTCCCGCTACACGGCGGCCCGCACCGGCACGCCGTACGAGCCGGTGCCCGTGCGCCCGTATCCGCAGTTCTGCGCCGAGCAGCGGGCCCTCGCGGCGACGCTCACCCCCACCCACCCCGACGTGGAGCAGTGGCGCGACACGCTCGCCCGCGCTGGCGGTATGCCCAAGTTCCCGCTCCCGCTGGGCCTGGGGCCCGGTGAAGCCGCTCCCGGCAAGATCGCGGTGCACGCTTCGTTCGTGGATGCCGCCCAGGCAGCCCGCTTCGGTGCCGCCGCAAAACAGGCGGGCGGCAACACGAGCAGCGCGCTACTAGCCGTCTTGGGCCAGGTGCATCACGCCCTGACCGGGGAGCGCCTGTTCACCATGCTGATCCCGCGGGCGGACCGCTCCGCGACCGGTGATGCAATGGCGGTCGGCTGGTACGTGACGCTGGTGCCGGTGCAGTTCGACGCCAGCGGCACCTTCGCCGAGGCGACGCGCAACGCCCAGGAGGCGCTCGGCGTGGCCCGGCAGCTCGACCGCACACCGGTGTTCCCCGTGATCGACATGCTGGCCAACGATCCCGGTTTCCCGGTGCAGCACGGCTTCACCTCGCCGATGCTCTCCTACATCGACGTCACCCGGGTGCCGGGCGCCGAACTGGCCCGGCAGCACGACTTCTCGGTGTTCGCCAATGCCACTCCCTCGCGGGAGGTGTTCATGTGGATCAACCGCGACGAGTCGGGTCTCGACTTCAACGCACAGCATCCGGAGACGGTGGAGGCGACCCGCGCCGTGGACACCGTGTTCCGACTCCTGCGCGATCGGATCATCGAAGTCGGAAAAGCCTTGGGCTTGAGAGAAACCGGTCTGTCCACCGTGAGCGTCGACAGCTCGGGTTCCTCTGCAAACGGCATTGCCCCGGGACAATTGTGA
- a CDS encoding MspA family porin, with the protein MTKKSNYRPIMVAHPLGRRSLSAAIATGILLVATPLQVQASPVSPSNERAGAVQERMVTKTTPTGVVMKVGLRSPRVESYPPLDSSPFSREAFLSMRGSAILTGQKDAIKSSRTKLDMGYQIGYPMSVAKDGAKIGIVTPNLTVNAGVKPEAGVGANAGVTPKFGVNGSATGGGGTSGGNGSGTVGGNVGADVPLGVNASSKVGAELGVKSDIIPSQKIDFTIGHGEIKEISVAKFELKQDDAILDVDGTEISVTAMAGRVSIRPYVRASIETAKGISTTVVYGAVAYL; encoded by the coding sequence GTGACCAAGAAGAGCAACTATCGACCGATCATGGTCGCGCATCCCCTCGGCCGGCGGAGTCTATCTGCTGCAATAGCGACTGGAATTCTGCTGGTCGCAACTCCTCTGCAGGTGCAAGCGTCCCCTGTTTCCCCCTCGAACGAACGCGCTGGTGCAGTGCAGGAAAGAATGGTCACCAAGACCACACCAACTGGAGTCGTGATGAAGGTGGGCCTGCGATCCCCGCGTGTAGAAAGTTACCCTCCTCTCGACTCTTCTCCCTTTAGTCGGGAAGCGTTTCTATCCATGCGTGGAAGCGCGATATTGACAGGGCAGAAGGATGCAATTAAAAGCTCGAGAACGAAACTGGACATGGGATACCAGATTGGATACCCAATGTCCGTTGCGAAAGATGGCGCCAAGATAGGAATTGTTACACCAAACCTGACCGTGAATGCCGGAGTAAAACCAGAAGCGGGTGTGGGAGCCAACGCTGGAGTAACACCAAAATTCGGTGTGAATGGATCAGCAACAGGTGGCGGGGGAACCTCGGGTGGTAATGGTAGCGGAACTGTCGGAGGTAATGTGGGAGCGGATGTCCCTCTCGGGGTAAACGCGTCCTCGAAGGTTGGTGCCGAACTCGGGGTGAAAAGCGACATCATTCCTAGCCAGAAGATCGACTTCACGATTGGTCACGGCGAAATAAAAGAAATTTCGGTAGCGAAATTTGAATTAAAGCAAGACGACGCAATCCTCGATGTTGATGGCACTGAAATCAGTGTCACAGCGATGGCGGGGCGGGTCAGTATACGCCCATACGTGCGCGCGAGTATTGAAACCGCCAAAGGTATTTCCACAACTGTTGTCTACGGCGCAGTAGCTTACTTGTAG
- a CDS encoding IS3 family transposase (programmed frameshift) — MPKPYPKEFRDDVVRVARNREPGVRLKQIAADFGISESCLMNWVKTADVEAGSKSGSSAAQSATERQMRKRIRLLEQENEVLRRAAAYLSQANLPKMMYPLVKELADDGVPVTVSCRVLKLSRQPYYRWLAAPVPATELVEAYRANALFDASVDDPEFGHRLLADEARAAGEPMADRTAWRICRDNRWWSVFGKKRSSKGGKPGPAVHDDLCTVTDEHGRTRHRFTADAPNRLWLTDITEHRAREGKLYLCAIKDAYSGRIVGYSVDSRMKARLAVNALNNAVAMRGDVTGCIVHSDRGSQFRSRKFRRALEYHGLRGSMGRVASCGDNAAMESFFSLLQNNVLDRHCWATRQELRTAIITWIERTYHRRRRQRRLGRLTPIAFESTMNPAAPHAA, encoded by the exons GTGCCTAAGCCGTATCCGAAGGAGTTCCGCGACGATGTGGTCCGTGTCGCGCGTAATCGTGAGCCGGGAGTCCGTCTCAAGCAGATCGCTGCCGACTTCGGCATTAGCGAGTCGTGCCTGATGAACTGGGTGAAGACCGCCGATGTCGAGGCCGGCTCCAAGTCCGGGAGCAGTGCGGCGCAGTCGGCGACCGAGAGGCAAATGCGTAAGCGGATTCGGCTCCTTGAGCAGGAGAATGAGGTCCTGCGTCGTGCGGCTGCGTATCTGTCGCAGGCGAACCTGCCG AAAATGATGTACCCGCTCGTGAAAGAGCTCGCCGACGACGGTGTTCCCGTCACGGTGTCGTGCCGGGTTTTGAAGCTCTCCCGTCAGCCTTACTACCGTTGGCTCGCCGCCCCGGTCCCCGCGACGGAGCTGGTCGAGGCGTATCGCGCGAACGCCCTGTTCGACGCCAGCGTTGATGATCCGGAGTTCGGTCACCGGTTACTCGCAGACGAGGCCCGCGCTGCCGGTGAGCCTATGGCGGACCGCACTGCGTGGCGGATCTGCCGCGACAACCGGTGGTGGAGCGTCTTCGGAAAGAAACGCTCGAGCAAGGGCGGCAAACCCGGGCCCGCGGTCCACGACGATCTATGCACCGTCACCGACGAGCACGGCAGGACTCGTCACCGGTTCACCGCAGATGCACCGAATCGGTTGTGGCTCACAGATATCACTGAACACAGGGCTCGGGAAGGGAAGCTGTATCTGTGTGCGATCAAAGATGCCTACTCCGGGCGGATCGTCGGCTACTCCGTCGACTCGAGGATGAAGGCCCGGCTCGCCGTCAACGCCCTCAACAACGCTGTCGCGATGCGCGGTGATGTCACCGGATGCATAGTTCATAGTGACAGAGGATCGCAATTCCGGAGCCGAAAATTCCGACGTGCCTTGGAATATCACGGACTACGCGGATCAATGGGCCGAGTCGCCTCCTGCGGCGACAATGCCGCGATGGAGTCGTTCTTCAGCCTGCTGCAGAACAACGTCCTCGACCGCCACTGCTGGGCCACCCGGCAGGAACTGCGGACCGCGATCATCACCTGGATCGAACGGACCTACCACCGCCGGCGCCGACAACGCCGCCTTGGACGATTGACACCCATCGCATTCGAGTCCACCATGAACCCGGCCGCGCCACACGCGGCCTGA
- a CDS encoding IS3 family transposase (programmed frameshift): protein MARKSYTDEFRCRAVDLYESTPGATLQGIAADLGVSRGSLKGWVDKLGSGTRTASAAAGVSVGRRESQAARITRLEAENGVLRVEQAKLAEERDILRQAAKYFAGGDELVNRFQFVEDHKDAYGVKRLCQVIGIARSSFYAWLAAAQGRAARTAADSVLAGRIRVLQDPKQGGDRAYGAPRITADLNAGAAESERVNHKRVARVMREHGLAGIRLRKRVKTTVPDQSGRRFPDLIGRNFSTGGPGRRYVGDITYLPIADGSNLYLASVIDLGSRKLAGWSMATHMRTELVENALRAAQRERGTLAGAIFHSDHGSVYTSKAYTALCEHFGVTQSMGAIGSSADNALAESFNATLKRELLQGRPAFGDQATAYRAVFRWANRYNTRRRHSAIGNITPNTYETAYGPAARVGDI, encoded by the exons ATGGCCAGGAAGAGTTACACCGATGAGTTCCGGTGCCGGGCGGTGGACTTGTATGAGTCGACGCCGGGTGCGACGTTGCAGGGGATCGCGGCGGATTTGGGTGTGTCCCGGGGATCGTTGAAGGGGTGGGTCGACAAGCTCGGCTCCGGGACGAGGACCGCGTCGGCTGCGGCGGGGGTGTCAGTGGGGCGGCGGGAGTCGCAGGCGGCGAGGATCACGAGGCTGGAGGCCGAGAATGGGGTGTTGCGGGTCGAGCAGGCAAAGCTTGCTGAGGAACGCGACATTCTCCGTCAGGCGGCGAAGTATTTCGCCGGGG GAGACGAGTTGGTGAACCGCTTCCAGTTCGTTGAGGACCACAAGGACGCCTACGGCGTGAAGCGGTTGTGCCAGGTGATTGGGATCGCGCGGTCGTCGTTCTACGCGTGGCTCGCTGCAGCGCAGGGGCGGGCCGCGCGGACGGCGGCTGACTCGGTGCTGGCGGGCCGGATCCGGGTGCTGCAAGACCCGAAACAGGGCGGGGATCGTGCTTACGGAGCGCCTCGGATCACCGCTGACCTCAACGCCGGCGCAGCCGAGAGTGAGCGGGTCAACCACAAGCGCGTGGCGCGCGTGATGCGTGAGCACGGCCTGGCCGGAATCCGGCTCCGCAAGCGTGTGAAGACAACCGTCCCGGATCAGTCCGGTCGACGCTTCCCAGATCTGATCGGCAGGAACTTCAGCACCGGCGGTCCTGGTCGCCGCTACGTCGGCGACATCACCTACCTGCCCATCGCCGACGGCAGCAACCTCTACCTCGCGTCGGTCATCGACCTGGGCTCACGCAAGCTGGCAGGCTGGTCGATGGCCACTCACATGCGCACCGAGCTCGTCGAAAACGCACTACGGGCCGCGCAGCGCGAACGCGGCACCCTGGCTGGGGCGATCTTTCACTCCGACCACGGGTCGGTCTACACCTCGAAGGCCTACACCGCCCTCTGCGAGCACTTCGGCGTGACCCAGTCGATGGGAGCGATCGGCTCGTCCGCGGACAACGCCCTCGCTGAGAGCTTCAACGCGACCCTCAAACGCGAACTCCTCCAAGGCCGACCAGCGTTCGGCGACCAGGCCACGGCCTACCGGGCCGTGTTCCGGTGGGCCAACCGCTACAACACCCGCCGCCGGCACTCCGCGATCGGCAACATCACACCAAACACCTACGAAACCGCCTACGGGCCTGCTGCACGGGTAGGTGACATCTGA
- the pgsB gene encoding poly-gamma-glutamate synthase PgsB has translation MSACLALLGCGVLEQYRHHRNLHSIPIRVVVNGIRGKSSITRLCAGALRGGGLVTVAKTTGTAARFIPPDGVDEQIHRRFGLANVIEQVGIVRRAASFRPDALVIECMAVLPDLQEINERKLIHSTICVICNVREDHVDEMGPTLEDIARSLSRSMPEGGVCITAEKEYVHILREEARKRGCRLVEVESDDIGDEILAEFPFITFKENIAIALAVAELCGVDYRAALRGMIESPADPGTVAVKEYRYRGTVITVANLFAANDPESTRMNVELLTARGLIGRPLNVIVNCRPDRVERNGQMGALTSALDPERIILIGEPTRSARVTVPDQLAVRIADLGGRLDFDRVLAAIASDDDGEASVVTIGNIHGNGEILLHAFETLDHNPLEAP, from the coding sequence GTGAGCGCCTGCCTTGCTTTGCTCGGATGTGGAGTACTGGAACAGTATCGACATCACCGGAACCTACATTCCATTCCTATTCGAGTAGTAGTGAACGGCATCCGCGGGAAGAGCTCGATTACCCGGCTGTGTGCCGGCGCGCTGCGCGGTGGTGGCCTGGTCACCGTTGCGAAGACTACCGGAACCGCGGCCCGCTTCATCCCGCCCGACGGTGTCGATGAACAGATCCATCGTCGCTTCGGCTTGGCGAATGTGATCGAGCAAGTGGGCATCGTCCGACGAGCCGCCTCGTTCCGCCCGGACGCGCTCGTCATCGAGTGCATGGCCGTGCTTCCAGATCTCCAGGAAATCAACGAGCGCAAGCTGATCCACTCGACTATCTGTGTGATCTGCAACGTCCGAGAAGACCACGTCGATGAGATGGGGCCAACCTTGGAAGACATCGCCCGATCGCTATCTCGCTCGATGCCGGAGGGAGGAGTGTGTATTACCGCCGAGAAAGAATACGTGCACATCTTGCGCGAGGAAGCGCGAAAGCGCGGTTGTCGGCTCGTCGAGGTCGAGTCCGACGACATTGGGGACGAGATCTTGGCCGAATTTCCCTTCATCACGTTCAAGGAGAATATCGCCATTGCCTTAGCGGTCGCTGAGCTGTGCGGAGTCGATTACCGGGCGGCACTGCGCGGCATGATCGAGTCGCCCGCGGATCCTGGAACCGTTGCAGTAAAGGAATATCGCTATCGGGGGACAGTCATCACCGTGGCGAACCTGTTTGCGGCGAACGATCCCGAGTCGACTCGAATGAACGTCGAACTGCTCACAGCGCGCGGGCTAATCGGGCGTCCGCTGAATGTGATTGTTAATTGTCGGCCGGATCGTGTTGAGCGCAACGGCCAGATGGGCGCTCTCACCAGCGCACTCGATCCCGAACGGATCATCTTGATAGGAGAGCCGACGCGTTCAGCTCGGGTAACCGTTCCAGATCAGCTCGCCGTCCGAATCGCCGATCTCGGTGGACGTCTGGACTTCGACCGGGTACTCGCCGCAATTGCATCTGATGACGATGGTGAAGCTTCGGTCGTGACTATTGGCAATATTCACGGTAACGGCGAGATATTGCTCCATGCTTTCGAAACACTCGATCACAACCCGCTGGAGGCTCCATAA